A window of the Hordeum vulgare subsp. vulgare chromosome 5H, MorexV3_pseudomolecules_assembly, whole genome shotgun sequence genome harbors these coding sequences:
- the LOC123395481 gene encoding ATP-dependent DNA helicase 2 subunit KU70, with the protein MDLDPEGIFRDDSDEDDDNLHEREANKEMVVYLIDASPKMFTPANAAKADEKQETHFHTIVNCITQSLKTQIIGRSRDEVAICFFNTKEKKNLQELAGVYVYNVTEREQLDRPDARLIKEFSCVEDSFMNNIGSRYGITSGSRENTLYNALWVAQALLRKGSVKTVSKRILIFTNEDDPFGGITGAAKADMIRTTIQRAKDAKDLGLSIELLPLSRPDEDFNMSLFYAELIGLEGDEVLQYVPSAGEKLEDMTDQLRKRMMKKRKVKTLSFAITNDVCIEVNTYALIRPTAPGTITWLDSISNLPLKTERSFICNDTGALLQAPQERFQLYNDKAVKFSVRELSDVKRVSSHHLRLLGFKPLDCLKDYHNLSPSTFIYPSDEQIFGSTRVFVALHSSMLRLGRFALAFYGTPTRPRLVALVAQEEVISSSGQDEPPGMHMIYLPYSDDVRYPEEVHLTSGDAPRATDEQIKKASNLLRRIDLKHFSVCRFANPGLQKHYGILEALALGEDEMPDIKDETLPDEEGMARPGVVKAIEEFKAAVFGENYDQEEAEAAAAKGGASKKRKAIADAASQKSAAYDWADLADNGKLKDMTVMDLKTYLTAHGLPVSGKKDAIISRILTHLGK; encoded by the exons ATGGACCTGGACCCCGAGGGCATCTTCCGCGACGAcagcgacgaggacgacgacaacctcCAT GAGAGGGAGGCCAACAAGGAGATGGTCGTCTACCTCATAGACGCCTCGCCCAAGATGTTCACGCCCGCCAACGCCGCCAAG GCAGATGAAAAGCAGGAGACACATTTCCATACCATAGTGAACTGCATCACGCAGTCTCTGAAGACGCAGATTATCGGGAGATCCCGTGATGAAGTTGCAATATGTTTCTTTAACACC aaagaaaagaaaaatttacAGGAGCTGGCTGGTGTATATGTTTACAATGTCACAGAAAGAGAGCAACTTGATAGGCCTGATGCAAGACTGATTAAAGAATTTTCTTGTGTAGAAG ATTCTTTTATGAATAACATTGGAAGCCGGTATGGAATAACCTCTGGATCTCGAGAGAATACCCTGTACAATGCTCTTTGGGTTGCACAGGCACTGCTGCGCAAAGG ATCTGTGAAGACTGTGAGTAAGAGAATCCTCATattcaccaatgaggatgatcctTTTGGTGGTATTACAGGAGCAGCAAAGGCTGATATGATTAGGACCACAATTCAACGTGCAAAA GATGCAAAAGATCTGGGCCTGTCTATCGAACTTCTTCCATTGAGTAGGCCCGATGAGGACTTCAACATGTCCCTGTTTTACGCA GAGTTGATTGGTCTGGAGGGAGATGAAGTACTGCAGTACGTGCCATCTGCTGGTGAAAA GCTGGAGGATATGACTGATCAACTGAGAAAGCGAATGATGAAGAAGCGCAAAGTCAAAACTCTCTCATTTGCAATTACAAATGATGTTTGCATAGAGGTGAACACATATGCGCTAATCCGTCCAACTGCTCCAG GGACGATTACGTGGCTTGACTCGATCAGTAACCTTCCATTAAAG ACTGAAAGGTCTTTCATATGCAATGACACCGGGGCCCTTCTTCAGGCTCCCCAAGAGCGCTTTCAGCTATACAATGA TAAAGCTGTTAAATTTTCTGTTCGTGAATTGTCTGATGTGAAGAGGGTTTCAAGTCATCATCTTCGCCTTTTAGGGTTCAAGCCATTGGATTGCTTGAAAGATTATCATAATTTAAGTCCATCAACATTTATTTACCCCAGTGATGAG caaatATTCGGAAGCACTCGTGTTTTCGTTGCTTTACATAGCTCGATGCTGCGCCTTGGACG GTTTGCACTTGCGTTTTACGGGACCCCTACTCGCCCACGGCTTGTAGCCCTTGTTGCACAA GAAGAGGTTATTTCTTCGAGTGGTCAAGATGAGCCACCTGGAATGCACATGATCTATCTTCCATACTCGGATGATGTTAGATATCCTGAAGAG GTTCATCTGACTTCTGGGGATGCACCTCGTGCTACAGATGAGCAAATAAAGAAAGCTTCGAATCTGTTGAGACGTATTGACCTGAAGCATTTCTCAGTATGCCGATTTGCTAACCCAG GATTGCAAAAACACTACGGGATTTTGGAAGCCTTAGCTTTAGGTGAGGATGAGATGCCGGATATAAAGGATGAGACCCTGCCCGATGAAGAGGGCATGGCTAG GCCAGGAGTAGTTAAAGCTATAGAAGAATTTAAGGCTGCAGTGTTTGGTGAAAATTATGACCAAGAGGAAGCCGAGGCAGCGGCAGCAAAAGGTGGTGCCTCAAAGAAGAGGAAAGCAATTGCTGATGCAGCTTCACAGAAAAGCGCAGCTTATGATTGGGCAGACCTTGCAGACAATGGAAAG ctgaaggacatgacggtgatgGACTTGAAAACTTACCTGACGGCGCATGGTCTCCCGGTTTCTGGCAAGAAAGACGCCATCATCAGCAGGATCTTGACTCATCTAGGCAAGTGA